The Deltaproteobacteria bacterium genomic sequence AGCTGAACGACCCGTTCCGGATCGTTGTGGACGTCTGGGGAGTGGCCCAGGGGACGGCGGCCTCCGAGATCGCGGTGGGGACCCCCCAAGTCAAGGTGCTGAAGATCTCCTCCGTGGACCGGAAGTTGCGGATGGTGGTGGAGACCCCGGGCGACCGGCCGATGCCGTTCGTCGTCAGCGCCGAGAAGGGCGTGCTCGTCCTGTCCGTCGGGGGCGGCGCGGAAGAGAAGATCGCCAGCACGGATCGGCTCCAGGACGGGAAGGCCCCGGTGAAAGGTCCCGCCGTCGTCGGGATCGACCTTGAAGACCTGCCCGACGCGTCGAACGTCGTGATCGCCACGGCGGGGAACCCGCCGTACCAGGTTTCGAGGAAGGCGGGCAGCGTGACGCTGGTGTTCAAGGGCGCCGTCGCGGAGAAGGGGCTGCTTCGGAGGATCGACGCGAGAAAGTTCGGTATCCCCGTGAAGGCGATCGCGCCTTCCGGCGGGAAGAAGGGGGTCACGGTCGCCGTCGCGTTCGCACCGGGTTCCCCGTTCAGCGTGGAAAAGAGGGACGGCTCGGTCGTGGTGGCGTTCCCGAAGGGTGCCGCCGCGGGAAAGGGCCACCTGGTCGCCCGGGCGGCGCCGGAGAGCGCCCCGCACGTCGCGATGGCGGACGAGGAACCGGAGCCCGTGGACGAGAAGGCGGAACCGGCCTCCCTGCAAGGTTCGCAGTCGTGGGGATTCCTCACCGGGAGTTCCGACGTCGGCCGGAAATACCGCGGGCAGCGGATCTCCATGGACTTCAAGGACGCCGACCTCACCAACGTGTTCCGGATCATCGCCGAGGTCAGCAACCTGAACATCATCACGGCGGACGACGTCAAGGGGAAGGTCTCCCTCCGGCTGGTCAACGTTCCGTGGGATCAGGCGCTCGACATCGTCCTCCGTTCGAAGTCGCTCGGCGCGGCGCAGGAGGGGAACGTCCTTCGCATCGCGCCGCTTTCCTCCCTCCGGAAGGAGGAGCAGGACCGGTTCGACGCGCAGAAGCAGGTCGACCAGTCGCGCCAGGAGGCGCTGAACCGGGCCGCCGAGGTCCAGGCGACGCAGGAGGCGGTCTTCGACACCATCCCTGTCAGCTACAGCAAGGCTTCGGAGTTGCTGGTCAAGATCAAGCCGCTCGCGTCGAAGTTCGGGAGGCTGGACAGCGACGACCGGACGAACGTGCTGATCATCCGGGATCTGCCGCGGAACATCGCCGAGGTGAAGGCCCTGGTCGCCACGCTCGACACCGCGACGCCGCAGGTCCTCATCGAGGCGCGGATCGTCGAGGTGGACACCTCCTTCACGCGCGAGCTCGGGGTCCAGTGGGGTGGATCGTACCGGGGAGGCGGCGGAAACACCAAATACGGGATGATCGGCGCGCAGGATTCGACCGGCGCGTCCATTCCCGGGGGGGCGGTCACGGCGGCGACCACCAATCCCTTCACCGCCACGGCCCCCGTTCCGGCCTTTGCCGTGAACCTCCCGGCGGCGATCGGCGCCGGGGCGGGCGGCGGGATCGCCTTCGGAATCCTGAAGGACAACCTCCGCCTCGACCTTTCGCTCTCCGCCCTCGAGGCGTCCGGAAAAGGGAAGATCATCTCTTCGCCCAAGATCGTGACGACGGACAACAAGGAAGCCACCATCGAACAGGGGACGCAGATCCCGTACTCCACCGTGTCCGCATCGGGAACGAACACGCAGTTTGTCGACGCAACCCTCAGCCTGAAGGTGACGCCGCACATCACGCCCGATGGGCGGGTCTCGATGAAGCTCGAGGCGAAGAACGACTCCCAGGGCGAGGTCGGTGCGACCGGTCAGCCGGCGATCAACAAGAAGAAGGCGACCACCGAGGTCCTGATCCGGGACGGCGAGACGACGGTCATCGGCGGCATCCTGCAGATCACGCGCAACGAGAGCCAGGCCGGGCTGCCATGGCTCTCGAAGATCCCCGTCCTCGGGTACCTGTTCCGGAAGGATACGAACTCGACCCGAAACCGGGAGTTGCTGATCTTCATCACGCCGAAGATCCTGAAGCAGGAGCCGATCCAGGCCAAAGCTTCCTGACCCCGGTCCGGGCGGTAACCATCGGGCACCTGGGCGGTTCCGTCCGGGTGCCTTTTTTCTTTCAAAGGGGGTAAAGGCCATCGCACATTTCTCGTTCCGGACCGCGGGGGAGACCCACGGCCCGGCCCTGGTCACGATCGTCGAGGGGGTCCCGGCGGGCCTGCCCGTTCGCGCGGAGGAGATCAACCGGGAACTGGCCCGGCGGCAGGTGGGGTATGGCCGCGGGGAGCGGATGCAGATCGAGAAGGACGAGGTCGAGATCCTCTCCGGTGTCCGCTTCGGACATGCGATGGGGGGCCCCGTCGCGATGCTCGTGCGCAACCGCGACTGGGTCAACTGGCGGGAGAAGATGGCCCAGGACGGGGATGGGGAGGGGATACCGAAGCTCGACACCGCCCGCCCCGGGCACGCGGACCTTCCCGGCATCCTGAAATACGGGCACGCAGACGTCCGGAACGTCCTCGAGCGGGCCAGCGCCAGGGAGACCGCCGCGCGGGTCATGGCCGGCGCGCTCGCGAAGGGGCTCCTCCGCAAACTCGGGGTCGACATCGTCGGGCACGTTCTCTCGATCGGGAAGTACCGGGTGTCGGCCGGGGTCGAGGGGAACAGCGTCGCTGCCGCGCGCGCCGAGGGGAGTCCGCTGCGGATGGCGGACCCGGGAGTCGAGGCCGAGGTCAAGCGGTGGATCGACGGGTTGAAGGAGGCCGGCACCACGGCCGGCGGGGTCGTCGAGGTCATCGCCACGGGGGTTCCTCCGGGCCTTGGATCGTACGTCGCCTGGGACCGGCGTCTCGACGGCCGGCTCGGACAGGCGCTGATGTGCATCCCCGCCATCAAGGGGGTGGAGATCGGCGGCGGGGTGGGGCTGGCCGGGATGCCGGGGGTCGACGTCCACGACGAGGTGTTCCCCGGCGGGAACCCGGCGGCGCCGTTCCTCGGGAAATACCTGTTGCCGTTCCACCGGGAGACGAACCGGGCCGGGGGGCTGGAGGGAGGGATGACCAACGGGGAGCCCGTGGTCGTCCGGGCCGCGATGAAGCCGATCCCGACGCAGTCCGTCCCTCTCCGGACCGTCACGGTCGACCGCTTCGCCGCCACGACCGCGCATCGCGAGCGCAGCGACGTCTGCGCCGTCCCCGCCGCGTCCGTGGTCGCCGAGACGATGGTGGCGATCGTCCTGGCGGATGCCTTCCTCGAGAAATTCGGGGGCGATGCGATGCGGGATATCCTCTATAATTATTCCGGCTACCTGCGGCGCATCTGCGGGGGATGAAGCGCGGCGAGGCGTTCCCGGGGGTCGTGCTGATCGGGTTCATGGGGTCGGGGAAAAGTTCCGTCGGACGGGAGCTGGCACGCCGGTTCGGCGCGCCGTTCGTCGACGTGGACGAGCGGATCGAGTCGGCGGCCGGATGCCGGATTCGGGATCTGTTCGCCCGGGAGGGGGAGCCGGCGTTTCGCGAGCGGGAGAAAGCGGCCCTGCGCGACGCCCTCTCCGTGAAAGGGTGCGTGATCGCGACGGGGGGCGGGGCGTTCGCCGACGAGGAGAACCGGGTTCTCCTCCGTTCGTACGCCCCGGTGGTCTACCTCAAGGCCGCCGTGGAGACCCTTCTCGAACGGCTTGCCGGGGATCTCGGGCGTCCGCTGCTTCGCGGGGGGGATCGGGAAGAGGTGGTGCGGGAGTTGCTGTCACGCCGGGTCCCCGGGTATCGCACCGCCGACGTCACGGTGCGGACCGACGGGCGAACGGTGGAGGAAGTGGCCGGGCAGGTGGCGGGTTGGATCGACCGGACGGAGGGACGGACGGGTTGAACCGAGAAATGATGACGGTGGCCCTTGGCGACCGTTCCTACGACATCTTCTTCGGGCGGGAGATCTACTCCCTGTTCCAGGAATGGATCTGCCGTTTTTACCCCGGCGGGACCGTTCACGTGGTGACCGACCGCAACGTCGCCTCCATCTACGGGGACGACATCCAGCGGTGGCTCGCGGGCATCCCCCATGACGTCCTGGCCCTCCCCCCGGGGGAGGAACATAAGAACTTCGACACGGTGAGGGAGATCTACGGGTTCCTGGCGCGCGGGGACGCCGGGCGGGATTCCCTCGTCGTCGCCTTCGGCGGCGGGGTCGTCGGCGATCTCGCCGGATTCGCCGCCGCGACGTACCTGCGGGGGATCTCCTGCATCCAGGTGCCCACAACCCTCCTTTCCCAGGTGGACAGCAGCGTGGGCGGGAAGACAGGCTTCAACCTCCCGGAGGGAAAGAACCTCGTCGGGGCGTTCCACCAGCCCCGGGCCGTCTTCATCGACGACGCCTTCCTGCTGACCCTCGACGATCGCAACCTCCGCGCGGGGATGGCGGAGGTGGTCAAATGCGCCCTTGCCGGCGACGCCGAGCTATGGGATCGGCTGCTCGCGGTCGGCGGGAAGTGGAAGGCGACCTCCGGGGAGGAGTGGCGCTGGATCGTCCGCCGCGCCGTCGGGTTCAAGGCGTCCGTCGTCGAGCGGGACGAGAGGGAGACCTCGCTTCGCAGGATCCTCAACCTCGGGCACACCATCGGCCACGCGATGGAGACATCGGGCGGGTACGGCCGCCTCCTCCACGGCGAGGCGGTGGCGATGGGGCTGGCCTGGGAGGCGATCCTCGGCATGAAGCTCGGCGTGACCGGCGCGGAACTGGTCGACGGCCTCGTCTCGCTCCTCCTCGACATGGGATTTCCCCTCGACGATCCGGGGGTGGCCCTCACCTCCATCGCCGCCGCCATCGGGATGGACAAGAAGCGGATGGTATCGGACGTGGACCTGCCGTTGGTCGCCGCCCCCGGCCGTTGCGAGTTGCGGCGCGTCCCCCTCGCGGAGATCCGGCGGGAACTGCCCGGGATCCGCGCGGAGATCCGGGAACGCTCGATCGCGAGGGAGCTCAACATTCCGGCGGGAAATGCGGTACCGGAAGCGTCCCCGGTTTCGAACCTTCTTCAGGTCGGGGACGATGTGTACGAGATCCGCTCCGCCGAGGAAAACGTCGCCCCCGCGGTCCCCGTGGAAGCCGAACCGGGGGCGTCCGAGATCGCCGCCGCGCCGGAACCGGAACCGGCGCCGTCGGAAATTCCCGCCGCGCCCCCCGTACCCGCCGTGCGGACCGTGACCCTGGCCGACCTGTACTGGTCCCAGGGCGAGCATTCCACCGCGAGGCGGATCGTCGGGGAGATCCTCCGCGACGATCCGGCGAACCTCCGGGCCCAGGCGTGGTTGGCGGCCCGGACCGGGGACGATCTCGCGGAGGCGGATCTCCTCGGGTTCCTCGAGACCATGGCGAAGGAGTACGGGTATGACCTTTCTTGAGATCTTCGAGGAGATGCACCGGAAGGATCAAGGCGTGACCTCGGGCGCGCTGGCGGGCGTGGACGGGCTGACCGTCGAGGAGTGGCGGGCGCCGGGGGACGACCGGGACCTCTCCGCCCTTTGCGCCGAGATCGTCCAGTTCTTCCGGGAGTCCGACCGCATCGCGTCGGAGAACGGGCTCGGGGCGGCGGAAGAGGTCCATCTCGGCGGGGACCGCGCGCAGGTCTTCATCCGCAAGGTGGCCGCGGAATATTTCCTCGTGATCGTCACGGATCCGGGGACGGTACCCGGCAAGTGCCGGTTCCTCCTCCGCCAGGCGGCGCGCCGCACGCGGGAGTTGCTGTGAAAGGGAAGCGGGCGTTCCGGATCCTGTTCGTCGACGGTCCCAACCTGAACGTTCTCGGGGAGCGTGAGCCGTCCGTCTACGGCCGGGAAACGCTGGCCGACATCCACAAGGCGGTCACGGCGGCGGCCCGGACGGAGGGCGTGACGGTCGCCTTCTTCCAGTCGAACCACGAGGGGGAGATCGTCGAGCGGCTCCAGGCGGCGAAGCGGCGCTTCGACGGGGTCGTGATCAACCCGGCGGCGTACACCCACACGAGCGTGGCCGTCCGGGACGCCCTGCTCTACTCCGGCCTGCCGGCCATCGAGGTGCACCTCACCAACCCCGCAAGCCGGGAGGAATTCCGGAAAGTGTCCCTGATCGAAGACGTGGTCGTCGGCCGGATCTGCGGCGTCGGGGGGTACGGCTACACCCTCGCCCTGCTCGCCCTGCTGCGTCACCTGCGGCGGGAAGGGGCCCGTGGGCGGGCTTGATCACCGCGTCGAGCGCCTCCTGGCGGCCTTGCGGAAACGCCGCATGGACGCCTATCTCTGCGTCCGGCTCTCGAACATCCGCTACCTGACGGGCTTCACCGGGAGCAACGCGGCCCTCGTCGTTTCTCCGGCGGGAGCGGTCCTGTTCACCGACGGGAGATACACCGAGCAGGCCCGATCGGAGGTCCGCGGAGCCGAAGTGGAGGTGACCCCCGACCCCTGGAAGACCGCCGCCCGACGGATGCGCGTCCTACGGGCGCGATCGATCGGTTTCGAGTCCCGCCATCTCTCCGTGGATTCCTTCCGGGCGGTCTCCCGTGGGCGGGAGGATCGCTTCGTTCCCGTCCCGGACCTCGTCGCGACGATCCGGATGCGGAAGGAGCCCGGGGAGATCCTGGCGATGGAGCGCGCGACGGCGATCGCGACCGCGTCCCTGCTGTCCGCGCTCGCCTCCGGAGTCCGGGGGAAAACGGAGCGCGACGTGGCCGCGGACTTGGCGCGGGAGATGGTCCGTCGGGGAGCGGAGGGGGTTTCCTTTCCCCCGATCGTCGCGGACGGCCCCCGCTCCGCGATGCCCCACGCGACCCCGTCGGGCGCGGCGATCGCCGGGGACGGCCCGCTGGTTCTCGATTTCGGCGCCCGTTGGAACGGGTACTGCTCCGACGAGACGGTGACGATCCTCCCCCGCCGCCCGCGCTCCCCCCTCGGGAAGGCGTTCGATGCCGTCCGTCGGGCGCAGGCGGCCGGAATTTCCTCCGTTCGCCCGGGCGAACCGTGTCGGGCGGTGGATGCGCGCGTGCGGGATTCGCTGGACCGGTCGGGATATTTGAAGTATTTTGTTCATTCGACCGGACATGGCGTGGGTCTCGATGTTCATGAGCGGCCTTCGCTTTCTCTCCGGTCGCGCGAGCGGCTCGAGGAGGGGATGGTGGTCACGGTGGAACCCGGCGTCTATCTCCCAGGGATCGGGGGGATCCGGCTGGAGGACACGGTGAAGGTCACCGGATCGGGGTGCGAACGGATCACGTTCCTCCCGAAGACGCACACACCGCTGGTTTGAGGAGGCGTACGCAGGGATGTACACCACGTCGGATTTCCGCAACGGCCTGAAGATCGAGTTCGACGGGGGCCCGTTCGTCATCGTCTACTTCCAGCACGTGAAGCCCGGCAAGGGGGGCGCCTTCGTCCGCACGAAGCTCAAGAACCTGAAGACCGGCGCGGTGATCGAGCACACCTTCCGCAGCGGCGACAAGGTCGAGAAGCCGGACCTCGAAGAGCGCGAGATGCAGTTCATGTATAAGATGGAAGGCCAGTTTCACTTCATGGACACGCGGACGTACGAGCAGATCTACCTTGACGAGGGACACGTGGAAGGGGCGGGGGTCTACCTGATCGAGAACCTCCCCGTGAAGATCCTCTTTTACAAGGGAGAGCCGATCGGGATCGACATCCCGTTCTTCATCGACCTGAAGATCGTCGAAACCGAGCCCGGCGTTCGCGGGGACACGGTGAGCGGGTCGACCAAGCCGGCGAAACTGGAGTCCGGCGCGCTCGTGTCGGTTCCCCTCTTCCTGAACGAGGGGGACGTGATCAAGGTGGACACGCGTACCGGAAGCTACATCGAGCGGATGTGAGGGGATGCCCATGAACCTGAAGGAGATCCGCGAGATCCTGGAGTTGCTGAAAGGCTCCGACGTGAGCGAATTCGAGCTCGGCCGCGGGGACACGGTGCTCAAGCTCCGCCGGGGGCCGACGAACGTTCCCGTTGTCCTGACGGCGCCCGGGCCCGCGGCCCCGGCCCGTCCGGCGGAGGAATCGCCGCCCGCGGCTTCGGTTCCGCCGAAGCCGACCTACAAGGAGATCGTCTCCCCGATCGTCGGGACCTTCTACCGTTCCCCGGCTCCCGACGCCGCTCCCTTCGTCGAGGTGGGGACCCGCGTGGTCAAGGGGCAGGTGCTGTGCATCGTCGAGGCGATGAAGATCATGAACCAGATCGAGTCGGACACCACCGGCAC encodes the following:
- the pilQ gene encoding type IV pilus secretin PilQ, producing the protein MMTPLRHSGRVLWPRVLQGMVAMALACALLVPVAIAAEPSGPGAAQPAGAPGARIREVTVSKSPYNTTIQASVDGVIENYNSFKLNDPFRIVVDVWGVAQGTAASEIAVGTPQVKVLKISSVDRKLRMVVETPGDRPMPFVVSAEKGVLVLSVGGGAEEKIASTDRLQDGKAPVKGPAVVGIDLEDLPDASNVVIATAGNPPYQVSRKAGSVTLVFKGAVAEKGLLRRIDARKFGIPVKAIAPSGGKKGVTVAVAFAPGSPFSVEKRDGSVVVAFPKGAAAGKGHLVARAAPESAPHVAMADEEPEPVDEKAEPASLQGSQSWGFLTGSSDVGRKYRGQRISMDFKDADLTNVFRIIAEVSNLNIITADDVKGKVSLRLVNVPWDQALDIVLRSKSLGAAQEGNVLRIAPLSSLRKEEQDRFDAQKQVDQSRQEALNRAAEVQATQEAVFDTIPVSYSKASELLVKIKPLASKFGRLDSDDRTNVLIIRDLPRNIAEVKALVATLDTATPQVLIEARIVEVDTSFTRELGVQWGGSYRGGGGNTKYGMIGAQDSTGASIPGGAVTAATTNPFTATAPVPAFAVNLPAAIGAGAGGGIAFGILKDNLRLDLSLSALEASGKGKIISSPKIVTTDNKEATIEQGTQIPYSTVSASGTNTQFVDATLSLKVTPHITPDGRVSMKLEAKNDSQGEVGATGQPAINKKKATTEVLIRDGETTVIGGILQITRNESQAGLPWLSKIPVLGYLFRKDTNSTRNRELLIFITPKILKQEPIQAKAS
- the aroC gene encoding chorismate synthase, translated to MAHFSFRTAGETHGPALVTIVEGVPAGLPVRAEEINRELARRQVGYGRGERMQIEKDEVEILSGVRFGHAMGGPVAMLVRNRDWVNWREKMAQDGDGEGIPKLDTARPGHADLPGILKYGHADVRNVLERASARETAARVMAGALAKGLLRKLGVDIVGHVLSIGKYRVSAGVEGNSVAAARAEGSPLRMADPGVEAEVKRWIDGLKEAGTTAGGVVEVIATGVPPGLGSYVAWDRRLDGRLGQALMCIPAIKGVEIGGGVGLAGMPGVDVHDEVFPGGNPAAPFLGKYLLPFHRETNRAGGLEGGMTNGEPVVVRAAMKPIPTQSVPLRTVTVDRFAATTAHRERSDVCAVPAASVVAETMVAIVLADAFLEKFGGDAMRDILYNYSGYLRRICGG
- a CDS encoding shikimate kinase, with product MKRGEAFPGVVLIGFMGSGKSSVGRELARRFGAPFVDVDERIESAAGCRIRDLFAREGEPAFREREKAALRDALSVKGCVIATGGGAFADEENRVLLRSYAPVVYLKAAVETLLERLAGDLGRPLLRGGDREEVVRELLSRRVPGYRTADVTVRTDGRTVEEVAGQVAGWIDRTEGRTG
- the aroB gene encoding 3-dehydroquinate synthase yields the protein MNREMMTVALGDRSYDIFFGREIYSLFQEWICRFYPGGTVHVVTDRNVASIYGDDIQRWLAGIPHDVLALPPGEEHKNFDTVREIYGFLARGDAGRDSLVVAFGGGVVGDLAGFAAATYLRGISCIQVPTTLLSQVDSSVGGKTGFNLPEGKNLVGAFHQPRAVFIDDAFLLTLDDRNLRAGMAEVVKCALAGDAELWDRLLAVGGKWKATSGEEWRWIVRRAVGFKASVVERDERETSLRRILNLGHTIGHAMETSGGYGRLLHGEAVAMGLAWEAILGMKLGVTGAELVDGLVSLLLDMGFPLDDPGVALTSIAAAIGMDKKRMVSDVDLPLVAAPGRCELRRVPLAEIRRELPGIRAEIRERSIARELNIPAGNAVPEASPVSNLLQVGDDVYEIRSAEENVAPAVPVEAEPGASEIAAAPEPEPAPSEIPAAPPVPAVRTVTLADLYWSQGEHSTARRIVGEILRDDPANLRAQAWLAARTGDDLAEADLLGFLETMAKEYGYDLS
- the aroQ gene encoding type II 3-dehydroquinate dehydratase; the encoded protein is MKGKRAFRILFVDGPNLNVLGEREPSVYGRETLADIHKAVTAAARTEGVTVAFFQSNHEGEIVERLQAAKRRFDGVVINPAAYTHTSVAVRDALLYSGLPAIEVHLTNPASREEFRKVSLIEDVVVGRICGVGGYGYTLALLALLRHLRREGARGRA
- a CDS encoding Xaa-Pro peptidase family protein; the encoded protein is MGGLDHRVERLLAALRKRRMDAYLCVRLSNIRYLTGFTGSNAALVVSPAGAVLFTDGRYTEQARSEVRGAEVEVTPDPWKTAARRMRVLRARSIGFESRHLSVDSFRAVSRGREDRFVPVPDLVATIRMRKEPGEILAMERATAIATASLLSALASGVRGKTERDVAADLAREMVRRGAEGVSFPPIVADGPRSAMPHATPSGAAIAGDGPLVLDFGARWNGYCSDETVTILPRRPRSPLGKAFDAVRRAQAAGISSVRPGEPCRAVDARVRDSLDRSGYLKYFVHSTGHGVGLDVHERPSLSLRSRERLEEGMVVTVEPGVYLPGIGGIRLEDTVKVTGSGCERITFLPKTHTPLV
- the efp gene encoding elongation factor P produces the protein MYTTSDFRNGLKIEFDGGPFVIVYFQHVKPGKGGAFVRTKLKNLKTGAVIEHTFRSGDKVEKPDLEEREMQFMYKMEGQFHFMDTRTYEQIYLDEGHVEGAGVYLIENLPVKILFYKGEPIGIDIPFFIDLKIVETEPGVRGDTVSGSTKPAKLESGALVSVPLFLNEGDVIKVDTRTGSYIERM
- the accB gene encoding acetyl-CoA carboxylase biotin carboxyl carrier protein; translated protein: MNLKEIREILELLKGSDVSEFELGRGDTVLKLRRGPTNVPVVLTAPGPAAPARPAEESPPAASVPPKPTYKEIVSPIVGTFYRSPAPDAAPFVEVGTRVVKGQVLCIVEAMKIMNQIESDTTGTIAAIIVENAQPVAYGQALFHVTPE